The Humulus lupulus chromosome 3, drHumLupu1.1, whole genome shotgun sequence genome window below encodes:
- the LOC133822709 gene encoding phytanoyl-CoA dioxygenase, with protein sequence MGIVGNLTKAQLDSFHSDGYIVMESFASAEEVESLRKRMEHLLNQFDYSTTASIFSTKNQQQLTDDYFYESAEKVSFFFEEKAFEEDGNLKQPKELSINKVGHALHEIDPVFKNFSNSEKVCSLFCSLGYKKPIIIQSMYIFKQPGIGGEVVPHQDNSFLYTEPQTCTGLWLALEDATTTNGCLWAIPGSHKNGLVRRFIRGENGVTFDRPSPDYDLKDFVPIEVKAGSLVVIHGDLIHQSLENQSSKSRHAYGLHIVDTEGCTWAQDNWIKRKVEPTPLYTS encoded by the exons ATGGGTATCGTCGGCAATCTCACTAAGGCACAGCTCGACTCCTTCCATTCCGATG GTTATATTGTAATGGAATCGTTTGCGAGCGCCGAGGAAGTCGAGAGCTTGAGGAAGAGAATGGAACATTTGCTAAACCAGTTTGACTACTCAACCACCGCCTCTATTTTCTCTACTAAAAACCAG CAACAGTTGACAGATGACTATTTCTATGAAAGCGCCGAGAAAGTTTCGTTTTTCTTCGAAG AAAAAGCTTTTGAGGAAGATGGAAACTTAAAGCAACCAAAGGAACTGTCCATTAATAAAGTTGGCCATG CATTACATGAGATTGATCCAGTTTTTAAAAACTTCTCCAACTCTGAGAAAGTTTGCAGTTTGTTCTGTTCTTTGGGTTATAAGAAGCCAATTATTATTCAATCTATGTACATATTTAAG CAACCAGGTATTGGGGGTGAGGTAGTGCCTCATCAAGACAATTCGTTTCTCTATACTGAGCCACAAACTTGCACAGGGCTTTGGTTGGCCCTAGAGGATGCAACAACAACGAATGGTTGTCTCTGGGCAATTCCTGGATCTCATAAAA ATGGTCTTGTCAGACGGTTCATTAGAGGTGAAAATGGGGTAACTTTTGATCGGCCTTCCCCTGATTATGATCTCAAAGATTTTGTGCCTATAGAAGTAAAAGCTGGTTCTTTGGTTGTTATTCATGGTGATCTAATTCATCAAAG TTTAGAGAACCAGTCTTCTAAATCAAGGCATGCCTATGGCTTGCATATTGTAGATACGGAGGGTTGCACCTGGGCTCAAGATAATTG GATCAAGCGAAAGGTAGAGCCAACTCCTCTTTACACATCATAA
- the LOC133822710 gene encoding WUSCHEL-related homeobox 6 isoform X2 — MGCRDGNEITKVHTSLKDINLQVITSSTFSPKNTTYCTSLPNSYYHTTTSTPLINHYPDYSSITTTDIKYKLGPHHHHQHHHHQNNITLRSQVGVPMQSSRWTPTPEQLLVLEELYQHGKRTPTAQQIQEITTMLRRFGKIEGKNVFYWFQNHKARDKRKRRKLLEAAARSHKHLLATPPGSRVTGLGVEQTKQESFPYITRISEEFASVPRVAIEEGCSNTLAQLEEKELGLIIKSNNNNSEESYATWNPMEVSYSFPDNFVLNWASPTVTSFTLEGKPLDKTQQESNFSLTSNNRANEEDGIKESIETLELFPLRSDNVKGSPCTEHTKITSYRGEDSDFNEELSLSFISSFNEFSKEVGHVVVRP, encoded by the exons ATGGGCTGCAGGGATGGTAATGAGATTACTAAAGTGCATACTTCTCTCAAAGATATTAATCTTCAAGTCATTACGTCGTCTACTTTCAGTCCCAAAAACACTACTTATTGCACCAGCCTCCCCAACTCTTATTACCACACTACTACTTCTACTCCGTTAATTAATCACTATCCAG ATTATAGTAGTATTACTACTACTGATATCAAGTACAAGCTGGGTCCTCACCACCACCaccagcatcatcatcatcagaaTAATATTACACTACGTAGTCAAGTAGGGGTACCAATGCAAAGTTCACGGTGGACGCCGACGCCGGAGCAGTTGCTTGTGCTGGAAGAATTGTACCAGCACGGAAAGCGAACCCCGACGGCCCAGCAGATCCAAGAGATCACTACTATGCTCCGCCGCTTTGGAAAAATCGAAGGCAAAAATGTGTTCTATTGGTTTCAAAATCACAAGGCTCGGGACAAAAGGAAACGACGCAAATTGTTGGAGGCTGCTGCTCGTTCCCATAAACACTTACTTGCTACTCCACCAG GATCGAGAGTGACTGGTCTTGGAGTTGAGCAGACAAAACAGGAATCCTTCCCATACATCACCAGAATTTCAGAG GAGTTTGCTTCAGTTCCTAGAGTAGCTATTGAAGAGGGCTGTTCAAATACGTTGGCTCAACTTGAAGAGAAAGAGTTGGGCCTCATAATAaagagcaacaacaacaacagtgAAGAAAGTTATGCCACGTGGAACCCTATGGAAGTGTCCTACTCTTTCCCTGATAATTTTGTCCTCAATTGGGCCAGCCCCACAGTGACATCCTTCACATTAGAAGGAAAACCCTTGGACAAAACACAACAAGAGTCTAACTTTTCTTTAACATCCAACAACAGAGCAAATGAGGAGGATGGGATAAAAGAAAGTATTGAAACTCTTGAGCTCTTTCCTCTTAGGAGTGACAATGTTAAGGGTTCTCCTTGCACTGAGCACACTAAGATTACTTCATACAGAGGAGAAGACTCAGACTTCAATGAAGAGCTTTCTTTGAGTTTCATCTCATCCTTTAATGAATTCAGTAAAGAAGTTGGCCATGTTGTAGTTAGGCCTTAA
- the LOC133822710 gene encoding WUSCHEL-related homeobox 6 isoform X1: MGCRDGNEITKVHTSLKDINLQVITSSTFSPKNTTYCTSLPNSYYHTTTSTPLINHYPDYSSITTTDIKYKLGPHHHHQHHHHQNNITLRSQVGVPMQSSRWTPTPEQLLVLEELYQHGKRTPTAQQIQEITTMLRRFGKIEGKNVFYWFQNHKARDKRKRRKLLEAAARSHKHLLATPPELSSGSRVTGLGVEQTKQESFPYITRISEEFASVPRVAIEEGCSNTLAQLEEKELGLIIKSNNNNSEESYATWNPMEVSYSFPDNFVLNWASPTVTSFTLEGKPLDKTQQESNFSLTSNNRANEEDGIKESIETLELFPLRSDNVKGSPCTEHTKITSYRGEDSDFNEELSLSFISSFNEFSKEVGHVVVRP; the protein is encoded by the exons ATGGGCTGCAGGGATGGTAATGAGATTACTAAAGTGCATACTTCTCTCAAAGATATTAATCTTCAAGTCATTACGTCGTCTACTTTCAGTCCCAAAAACACTACTTATTGCACCAGCCTCCCCAACTCTTATTACCACACTACTACTTCTACTCCGTTAATTAATCACTATCCAG ATTATAGTAGTATTACTACTACTGATATCAAGTACAAGCTGGGTCCTCACCACCACCaccagcatcatcatcatcagaaTAATATTACACTACGTAGTCAAGTAGGGGTACCAATGCAAAGTTCACGGTGGACGCCGACGCCGGAGCAGTTGCTTGTGCTGGAAGAATTGTACCAGCACGGAAAGCGAACCCCGACGGCCCAGCAGATCCAAGAGATCACTACTATGCTCCGCCGCTTTGGAAAAATCGAAGGCAAAAATGTGTTCTATTGGTTTCAAAATCACAAGGCTCGGGACAAAAGGAAACGACGCAAATTGTTGGAGGCTGCTGCTCGTTCCCATAAACACTTACTTGCTACTCCACCAG AATTGTCTTCAGGATCGAGAGTGACTGGTCTTGGAGTTGAGCAGACAAAACAGGAATCCTTCCCATACATCACCAGAATTTCAGAG GAGTTTGCTTCAGTTCCTAGAGTAGCTATTGAAGAGGGCTGTTCAAATACGTTGGCTCAACTTGAAGAGAAAGAGTTGGGCCTCATAATAaagagcaacaacaacaacagtgAAGAAAGTTATGCCACGTGGAACCCTATGGAAGTGTCCTACTCTTTCCCTGATAATTTTGTCCTCAATTGGGCCAGCCCCACAGTGACATCCTTCACATTAGAAGGAAAACCCTTGGACAAAACACAACAAGAGTCTAACTTTTCTTTAACATCCAACAACAGAGCAAATGAGGAGGATGGGATAAAAGAAAGTATTGAAACTCTTGAGCTCTTTCCTCTTAGGAGTGACAATGTTAAGGGTTCTCCTTGCACTGAGCACACTAAGATTACTTCATACAGAGGAGAAGACTCAGACTTCAATGAAGAGCTTTCTTTGAGTTTCATCTCATCCTTTAATGAATTCAGTAAAGAAGTTGGCCATGTTGTAGTTAGGCCTTAA